The Miscanthus floridulus cultivar M001 chromosome 7, ASM1932011v1, whole genome shotgun sequence genome includes a region encoding these proteins:
- the LOC136466887 gene encoding histone deacetylase 2-like, translated as MYNSGIYPFDHAAKKYIDQNVELDSGTKTEDYLDILDKALKVAESRFQPQLILYNAGTDILDGDPLGSLKVSPEGVIIRDEKVFRFAKDQSIPLLMLTSGGYMKSSARVIADSIINLLNKNLIDIGTHCIEIE; from the exons ATGTACAACTCTGGAATATATCCTTTT GATCATGCGGCTAAGAAGTACATTGATCAAAATGTTGAGTTAGAT AGTGGGACAAAAACAGAAGATTATTTGGACATCCTTGATAAGGCTCTCAAG GTAGCTGAAAGTAGATTTCAGCCCCAGTTGATTCTGTACAATGCTGGAACTGATATCCTAGATGGCGATCCTTTAGGCAGCCTAAAG GTTAGCCCAGAGGGTGTGATTATTAGAGACGAAAAGGTTTTCAGGTTTGCAAAGGATCAGAGTATTCCTCTCCTCATGCTGACATCAG GAGGTTATATGAAGTCAAGTGCTCGGGTCATAGCAGATTCAATTATCAACCTCTTGAACAAAAACTTGATAGATATTGGTACACACTGTATAGAAATTGAATAA
- the LOC136465357 gene encoding uncharacterized protein — MARRRPVRDLRAAPAAPVRPDSNHVGFYYVPEKKVLSKTLPDLRGKVACGSSCGWLALMDEATSVTLLNPFVGARAPRIELPPAGEHVAAASSSKRMSRVHGRWVLHPTHGYGDADAVGRAIKLEDMRDVFFREIVLSAPPDTAGRECVAMAMLGCSTEVAFYQVGVDSAWTLLDTKLEFSIGSIVHYQDKFLKGPNG, encoded by the coding sequence atggcgcgccgtcgtcccgttcgcgaccttcgggccgctcctgctgctcccgttcgacccGACTCGAACCACGTCGGCTTCTACTACGTCccggagaagaaggtcttgtccaagacgctgcccgatttgcgcggcaaggtggcgtgcggctcctcgtgtgggtggctggcgctcatggatGAGGCGAcgtccgtgacgctgctgaatccattcgtcGGTGCTCGTGCCCCCCGCATTGAGCTCCCgccagcaggcgaacacgtcGCGGCGGCGTCCTCATCGAAACGCATGTCTAGGGTCCACGgtcggtgggtcctccatcccacccacggctacggggacgcggatgccgtaggcagagccatcaagctagaagacatgagggacgtgttcttccgtgagatcgtgctctctGCGCCGCCTGACACCGCCGGCCGCGAGtgtgtggccatggccatgcttgggtgctccacggaggtcgcgttctaccaggttggagtcgacagcgcatggacgctgctcgacaccaaactggagttctccaTTGGGTCCATTGTCCACTaccaagacaagttcttgaaaggtcctaatggctag